CGCAATCTCCCGGAGAGACAAGCCGCTCTCCCTCATAAGCTGGATATACCCGTAGTTCCGCCTGTAAGCGTCTTTGAAGCGTTTGCTGACCTCTTCCCGGCCCTTGACCCTCACCTCTTCCACCATGGGCTTAGGAGAGCCGAGACGGACGCCACGGGCCTTGGCTGCTTTGAGAGCTTCCTTGGTGCGGGTGCTAATCGCCCTGGCCTCATGTTCTGCCATGACCGCAAGAAGCTGAATGGTGAGGTTATTGGCCTCTGGCATATCAACAGCGGTGAATCGCACCCCGGATTCCAGCAACCCGGACACGAAATGAAGATTGCGGGAGAGCCTGTCCAGCTTGGCGATAAGGAGAATGGCTCCTTCCCGCTGAGCATGTTCAATCGCCTTAAAAATCTCGGTGCGGCGCTTCTTGCTGGTACCCGTCTCCACCTCGGTGTACTCCGCCACCGTCTCTAACCCACGCTGCTTCACAAAGGCCGTTACTGCTGCTGCCTGAGCTTCTAGCCCCAAGCCACTCTGAGCTTGCTTCTCCCTGCTCACTCGGTAGTAGATGACGGCCTTTGAGGTCATGGGCGAAGTGTAACACAATGGATACGGTCGTATCTAAACTGTTACAAAGTATTTTGACTTTAAATCTACAAACCCCGCCTTAAGTCGGCGGGGTTTGTAAGAGATCCTGTTTTGAAGACACTAACTGAAAGTTGGGTCATCCCTTAGTTTAGTCAAGGCCGCATAGGAGGGTTGGGTATTTTTAGAACTGTTCCAAGACCTTCGCATACATAAGCGGACTTTCCCAGATCCCTAATAATCATAGTCATGGCTTGCTCTCTGGCTACGCCATTGTAAGGGCGATGCGCTATAAACACATGCACTTTTGAGCCATTTAAAAAATAATACCCATTATCTAATGGCACGAGTGGACTACCATCTGTAAACTTGTTCCATAAGAAATTTACCAATGTATTTATATCACGATAGTCCCTCCCCTTCTTCCACTCCCAGGGTAGGTATCTAGTCCCAGCAGGGTCCTCCCACTTAAAGGTCCAGTCCTTTGTGCCATAGCTACTCCACATCTGCACCACATCTTTGTTGCTGAGGCTCATAGCTTTATCACACCAAGCTATTGAAGAGGTGGTCGCTCCAGGCCCTGCAAAGGCCGTTGTTGTTTGAAACGACAACAAAGTAGCTATTAAAAAGCAATATTTCATTCTCATAACTAATATTAAGGTGACCAAATCGAAAAGCAAGCAGGAATGTTGTACCCCCTAATGGGGGGATAAGATCTATTCCAATGCCTTGTGTTCCTAACCAGGGAGAACGATTCTACTCATGGGGGAAAACCGCTCGTTAGCTTCCTGCAACCCCTCAGGCGTCCAATGGATGTACTTGGCCGTCGTTTCCAGCCGCTTGTGTCCCAACTGGCGCATGAGACTGAACACCTCACCCCCTGCCCGGAGGTAGGCGCAACTGTAGGAGTGGCGGAGACGGTGCGCCCGAACATCCCAGCCAATCCCGGAACGCTGGGAAATCCTGAGGATGAGTTGGCTGATTTGGCGGGCACTCATGGGCTTGCGGGAGATGGTCAGGAAAAGGGCTTGGCTACTGCCCTTCCTCTCATGGGTAACGTACCTCTTAAGTATCCGGAGGGTTTTCCGGCCCACCGTGACAAACCGGACGCCCACCTTGCCGTCTTCCACCTTCACCACGCCCATCTCCCAATCCACAGAGGAGACCTTGAGGGAGGCGACCTCTCCCGCCCTGAGTCCGGTATCAAACATCAGGACAAGAAGGGCAACGTTACGGGTTTTGCAGCGGGCAGCACCATCAACCCCTTTGGCCCCCTCAAGCATCTTTGCCATTTCATCCGGGTTGAGTACTCGTTTGGGTTCAATCCTGACCTTGGGGCGGGCCTTGCCCTGAAATGGATTCTTCTGTAGCTCTCCCACGGCCTCTAGCCAGTTGCAGAAGCAGCGCAGAGCCGCATGTTGAGAGGCGAGGGTGGCGGGCTTCACGTCACGGTCTAAGGCTCGGTTGACGGTAAGGGGCGTCAGGCGAGACACCTCCTCCTCTAGCCACGGCTTAAGCAGGCGCTTGAGGGTGTCTAGGTAGTACGTGATGGTTTTGGGGCGGCTGCCCCGGCTCTTATGCTCCCGTGCGAACTCCTGAATGGCCTCTGAAATGAGCATGACCCTAGCTCCTTGTGGAGTACAAGACTAGGGTCAGAATCTTGCTGAATTTTGGGGAGCTTCTGCGAGTGCTCTACTCAGGGATTTGCTGTGCTAGACGCACCCAAATGAGTTTGTTCCCACTCGTAGAACTCGGGCTGGTAGAACTCCAGCCGCACTTTCTTGTACTCCTTGGTCGAGTACAGGATGGCGTGGTCGATGCCGGGAGCGACCTCCTGCTCGATGGCCGCGATCTTGCCGAACGCTTCCTCCTTGGAGCGGCCGTGGACCATCGTGAAGATGGTGTAGGGCCACTCGGGGTAGGTCGGGCGCAGGTAGCAGTGGC
This Deinococcus sp. HSC-46F16 DNA region includes the following protein-coding sequences:
- a CDS encoding recombinase family protein gives rise to the protein MTSKAVIYYRVSREKQAQSGLGLEAQAAAVTAFVKQRGLETVAEYTEVETGTSKKRRTEIFKAIEHAQREGAILLIAKLDRLSRNLHFVSGLLESGVRFTAVDMPEANNLTIQLLAVMAEHEARAISTRTKEALKAAKARGVRLGSPKPMVEEVRVKGREEVSKRFKDAYRRNYGYIQLMRESGLSLREIAARLNAEGHSTRSGTQWGPVQVSRVLTKLAG
- a CDS encoding tyrosine-type recombinase/integrase, which codes for MLISEAIQEFAREHKSRGSRPKTITYYLDTLKRLLKPWLEEEVSRLTPLTVNRALDRDVKPATLASQHAALRCFCNWLEAVGELQKNPFQGKARPKVRIEPKRVLNPDEMAKMLEGAKGVDGAARCKTRNVALLVLMFDTGLRAGEVASLKVSSVDWEMGVVKVEDGKVGVRFVTVGRKTLRILKRYVTHERKGSSQALFLTISRKPMSARQISQLILRISQRSGIGWDVRAHRLRHSYSCAYLRAGGEVFSLMRQLGHKRLETTAKYIHWTPEGLQEANERFSPMSRIVLPG